The DNA region ATCCAGGACGGTGTGGTGTGCACCTCCGCGAGCTGCACACCCCCGCTCGGATCCCGCCACAGCGGCTCGGCGCCGGAAGGCAGCAGCCGCCGCAGCATCTGGTCCGCGGTCCAGCGCACGGTGGCGACCGTGGGGATACCGAGACGCTGGTAGACCTCGGCGCGCCGGGGGTCGTAGATCCGAGCCGCGACGTTTTCGATGCCGAACATCTCGCGGGCCACCCGGGCGGCGATGATGTTCGAGTTGTCGCCGCTGCTCACCGCGGCGAACGCACCGGCCTCCTCGATACCCGCCTCGCGGAGGGTGTCCTGGTCGAAGCCGACACCCGTGACGCGCCGTCCGCCGAATCCGGACCCGAGGCGACGGAACGCCGTCGGGTCCCGATCGATGACGGCGACCGTGTGCCCCTGCTGCTCCAGGGTCTGCGCGAGAGCGGCTCCTACTCGCCCGCAGCCCATGATGACGATGTGCACCTTGCGCCTACCTCGCAGTCCTGGTCGTCCGGCTGACCTGCGAAAACACCCTGCTCACACTTCTTTCTCAGCTTGCCGGGCAAACAACGGGGCAACGGTCTGTCCCGTTGCCCAGGATGAGCTTATGCGGCCCGGAGCGCGAAGCCTCATCCGAGTGCGCTTTCGCCGTGCCCCGCCCGGTGGACGCCGGAGGCCGCCAATTGCGGCTGCTGCCGGACGGACCCT from Streptomyces sp. NBC_01591 includes:
- a CDS encoding potassium channel family protein, with the protein product MHIVIMGCGRVGAALAQTLEQQGHTVAVIDRDPTAFRRLGSGFGGRRVTGVGFDQDTLREAGIEEAGAFAAVSSGDNSNIIAARVAREMFGIENVAARIYDPRRAEVYQRLGIPTVATVRWTADQMLRRLLPSGAEPLWRDPSGGVQLAEVHTTPSWIGHKISTLQEETGVRVAFLTRLGEAILPTSQTVLQEGDLVHVMMRTDEIAKVEAAFAEGPEEGGH